One window of Anaerohalosphaeraceae bacterium genomic DNA carries:
- a CDS encoding glycosyltransferase family A protein, with protein sequence MNFVIVTPVYNEQKHLAQTIEGVLAQKVLPARWVIVDDGSTDATAQIIGRYAEKVPWIRYLYRSRKPGQTYYASNVFAIAEGVKACEDLNYDYLAILDGDILLPSDYYQKIFERFAGDEKLGIASGVYLDNVQGKLRTILNDRRSTPKALMVFRRACYESIGGFLPLKYGGEDTCACFMARMKGWKTWSFPDLAAVHNKPVGTGHGAGLLQIRFRQGIGEYFLAAHPLFFGLKALRRCIKEPPFLLGGLARMAGFLYAHFMREKRQIPPELIQYIRREHLERLFRGNRIPADFQVNQP encoded by the coding sequence ATGAACTTTGTCATTGTTACACCGGTTTATAATGAGCAAAAGCACCTGGCCCAAACCATTGAAGGAGTTCTTGCTCAGAAAGTATTGCCCGCCCGGTGGGTCATTGTGGATGACGGTTCGACGGATGCAACGGCTCAGATAATCGGCAGGTATGCCGAAAAAGTCCCCTGGATTCGGTATCTTTACCGCTCTCGGAAACCCGGACAGACGTACTATGCCAGCAATGTGTTTGCGATTGCCGAGGGGGTCAAGGCCTGTGAGGATTTGAACTACGACTATTTGGCAATTCTGGATGGAGATATTCTGCTGCCGTCCGACTATTATCAGAAAATCTTTGAGCGTTTTGCCGGAGATGAAAAGCTCGGAATTGCCTCCGGAGTGTATCTGGACAATGTTCAGGGAAAGCTTCGAACGATTCTGAACGACCGCCGTTCCACCCCCAAAGCCCTGATGGTGTTTCGAAGGGCCTGTTATGAATCCATCGGCGGCTTTCTCCCGCTCAAGTACGGCGGCGAGGATACCTGTGCATGTTTTATGGCCCGGATGAAGGGCTGGAAAACGTGGTCTTTTCCGGATTTGGCAGCCGTTCATAACAAACCGGTCGGGACAGGCCATGGGGCGGGGCTGCTGCAGATTCGCTTCCGGCAGGGCATCGGAGAGTATTTTCTGGCCGCGCACCCGCTGTTTTTTGGATTGAAAGCCCTCCGCCGATGCATCAAAGAACCTCCTTTTCTTCTGGGGGGGCTTGCCAGAATGGCTGGATTTCTTTATGCACATTTTATGCGGGAAAAACGCCAGATTCCTCCGGAATTGATTCAGTATATCCGCAGGGAGCATCTGGAGCGGCTCTTCAGGGGCAACAGAATTCCGGCGGACTTTCAGGTAAACCAGCCGTGA
- a CDS encoding polysaccharide deacetylase family protein: MRIKRLIEGVSAVCYAVYLKAARRGPQRVVLYYHSLRPENLVSFARQMEYLADRCQVVRACEILSAPLAGKKPLVALTFDDAFVSVQEQAVPVLERLGLTASIFVPVGLLGSQPKWGLIEQTEDQSEKVMSPEDLRRLQQKGFDLYSHTMSHPFLTRLDRPQIRYELEQSRRALEELLGVPVDAVSYPHGDYNRTVLEEAERAGYKWGFTIEPRAVFGQTNPLAVGRFSVSPSEGIFSFRLKVLGAYQVCWGLQKLKKRILGKR, encoded by the coding sequence GTGCGGATAAAACGATTGATTGAAGGGGTTTCGGCGGTCTGTTATGCCGTTTATTTAAAGGCAGCTCGGAGAGGTCCGCAGCGGGTTGTGCTGTATTACCACAGTCTCCGTCCGGAGAATCTGGTCTCTTTTGCCCGGCAGATGGAATATTTGGCGGACCGCTGTCAGGTTGTGCGGGCCTGTGAGATTCTGTCGGCTCCTTTGGCCGGGAAAAAACCGCTGGTCGCTCTGACATTTGATGATGCCTTTGTGTCGGTTCAGGAACAGGCCGTCCCGGTGCTGGAACGGCTGGGGTTGACCGCATCGATTTTTGTCCCGGTTGGTCTGCTCGGCTCCCAACCGAAATGGGGGTTGATTGAGCAGACGGAGGATCAGTCAGAAAAGGTAATGAGCCCGGAGGATTTGAGGCGGCTTCAGCAGAAAGGATTTGATTTGTATTCTCATACGATGTCGCATCCTTTTTTGACACGTCTGGACCGGCCGCAGATTCGGTATGAACTGGAACAGTCCCGCCGGGCTTTGGAAGAACTGCTGGGCGTACCGGTTGATGCCGTCAGTTATCCGCACGGAGATTACAACCGGACCGTGCTGGAGGAAGCGGAGCGGGCTGGCTACAAATGGGGTTTTACCATCGAGCCGCGGGCCGTCTTCGGACAGACCAACCCGCTGGCCGTAGGGAGATTCAGCGTCAGTCCTTCGGAGGGAATCTTTTCCTTTCGCCTGAAGGTGCTCGGGGCCTATCAGGTCTGTTGGGGACTGCAGAAACTGAAAAAAAGAATTTTAGGAAAACGGTGA
- a CDS encoding glycosyltransferase, whose product MIFLAVGTQFGFDRLVRAVDKAIEAGLLREPVFAQIGPGQYRPRYMDYAVSLEKTQFEKTLHGCRAMISHAGIGNISLALSLQKPLLVMPRLKKYKEVVNDHQVHTARKFEQLGHIVAVYDEKDLADGIRRLETFVPVPRMPNRQGVILRIHEFIENSVKK is encoded by the coding sequence ATGATTTTTCTGGCGGTCGGAACACAGTTTGGTTTTGACCGATTGGTCCGGGCGGTCGATAAGGCCATTGAAGCGGGACTCCTCCGGGAGCCCGTTTTCGCTCAAATCGGCCCCGGGCAGTACCGGCCTCGATATATGGACTACGCAGTCAGTCTGGAAAAGACCCAATTCGAAAAAACCCTGCACGGCTGCCGGGCGATGATCAGTCATGCCGGTATCGGCAATATCAGCCTGGCCCTGTCCCTCCAAAAGCCGCTTCTGGTGATGCCCCGGTTGAAAAAGTACAAAGAGGTCGTCAATGACCACCAGGTTCATACTGCCCGAAAGTTTGAACAGCTGGGGCACATTGTAGCCGTCTATGATGAAAAAGACCTGGCCGACGGCATTCGCCGGCTGGAAACGTTTGTTCCGGTACCGCGGATGCCAAACAGGCAGGGCGTTATTCTCCGAATTCATGAGTTCATCGAGAATTCCGTCAAAAAATAG
- a CDS encoding GDP-mannose 4,6-dehydratase: MERQTMKVLITGGAGFIGSHLAESLLKGGYTVTVIDDLSTGRLGNIQHLLKNPHFRFVFDSVRNESLMNQLVESCDVIVHLAAAVGVRLIVERPVHTIETNIHGTEVVLAAANRFHKKVLLASTSEVYGKSEAIPFREDDDTVLGSTRFSRWSYACSKAIDEFLGLAYYQQYDLPVIIVRLFNTVGPRQTGQYGMVIPRFVERALRNEPLEIYGSGKQTRCFCCVFDVVRALQDLINCPEACGQVFNLGSNEEISIDNLADRIIAMTQSRSRKVYRDFEQVFGRPFDDMVRRVPCLERIRQVIHFQPTYTLEQTLSLIIEDMKKQLPSAER, encoded by the coding sequence ATGGAACGGCAAACGATGAAAGTCTTAATCACCGGCGGTGCGGGGTTCATCGGCTCTCATCTGGCGGAGTCGCTTTTGAAGGGCGGATATACGGTTACCGTGATTGATGATTTAAGCACCGGGCGTCTTGGCAATATTCAGCATCTCCTGAAAAATCCGCATTTCCGGTTTGTTTTTGACTCCGTTCGCAATGAAAGCCTGATGAATCAGCTGGTGGAATCCTGCGACGTTATCGTGCATCTGGCGGCGGCTGTCGGCGTTCGGCTGATTGTCGAGCGTCCAGTTCATACCATCGAAACCAACATCCACGGCACCGAAGTGGTCCTGGCGGCGGCTAACCGGTTCCACAAAAAGGTCCTTTTGGCTTCCACCAGCGAGGTGTACGGCAAGAGTGAAGCCATTCCTTTTCGGGAGGATGATGATACCGTTCTGGGCAGCACACGGTTCAGCCGCTGGTCATATGCATGCAGCAAAGCGATCGATGAATTCCTCGGATTGGCCTATTATCAGCAGTACGATTTGCCGGTGATTATTGTACGGCTGTTTAATACCGTCGGCCCCCGTCAGACAGGGCAGTACGGAATGGTGATTCCCCGTTTTGTGGAGAGGGCTTTGCGGAATGAACCGCTGGAAATCTACGGCAGCGGAAAACAAACGCGATGCTTTTGCTGTGTGTTTGATGTCGTCCGGGCCCTGCAGGACCTGATAAATTGTCCGGAGGCCTGCGGACAGGTCTTTAATCTCGGTTCCAATGAAGAAATCAGTATCGACAATCTTGCCGACCGTATTATTGCGATGACGCAAAGCCGCAGCCGAAAGGTTTACCGCGATTTTGAACAAGTCTTCGGACGCCCCTTTGATGATATGGTCCGTCGAGTACCCTGTCTGGAGCGGATTCGTCAGGTTATCCATTTTCAGCCGACTTATACGTTAGAGCAGACGCTTTCTTTGATTATTGAGGATATGAAAAAACAGCTTCCGTCTGCTGAAAGATAG
- a CDS encoding GNAT family N-acetyltransferase, with protein MNLDLWYERVVRYYQKHGTVGIFKRVFQKIMETLSPRPDVVYYVDLPNLDSPKHALPSDWRIVERKSREEMSEQEIETLCSHLGRKAVLRQLKERFERRSSLWLAYVGNQPAGMIWSEVGSTMNPHYLLLAPKDVHLYDNYVFEQFRGKGINPILVETVLWLLKKQGFRRVYGETKWRNVSERRSLSKTSFEILGTASTRSFLKKMIVIWHFGYDPHVLPVRK; from the coding sequence ATGAACTTGGATCTTTGGTATGAACGTGTTGTCCGTTATTATCAAAAACACGGCACTGTCGGTATTTTCAAACGGGTGTTTCAGAAAATCATGGAGACTCTCTCGCCCAGGCCCGATGTTGTGTACTATGTGGACCTGCCGAATCTGGACTCTCCAAAACATGCTCTGCCGAGTGACTGGCGGATTGTCGAACGAAAAAGCCGCGAGGAAATGAGCGAGCAGGAAATAGAGACCCTGTGCTCCCACTTGGGACGAAAAGCGGTTCTCAGGCAGCTGAAGGAGCGGTTCGAAAGACGTTCCTCTCTTTGGCTGGCCTATGTCGGAAATCAGCCGGCGGGAATGATTTGGTCTGAGGTCGGCTCCACCATGAATCCGCATTATCTGCTTCTGGCCCCCAAAGACGTCCATTTGTACGACAATTACGTATTCGAGCAGTTTCGGGGCAAAGGAATCAATCCGATTCTGGTGGAAACTGTCCTTTGGCTCCTGAAGAAGCAGGGATTCCGGAGGGTTTACGGCGAGACCAAGTGGAGGAATGTATCAGAGCGGCGTTCTTTGAGCAAAACCAGCTTTGAAATCCTCGGGACGGCTTCGACTCGTTCGTTTCTGAAAAAAATGATTGTCATCTGGCATTTCGGATATGATCCGCATGTCCTGCCGGTCCGAAAATAA
- a CDS encoding DUF362 domain-containing protein has protein sequence MKKNRVRYFCFRFFLRCRKSILSLAFFISGFLALIWFLIRVIPKPSRAAYPCQRAAFPLASSFVLYVAGMLAAWAKWVSAGRFLQHHHWLEGGLLVGLAGLIVFLTLGVDPQSNQAAFVAVDGPNQPIGTAEGLFPGRVVWVHDPNATTWDGVGYVWWDDQHTNPAVVESMLSRAICWLTGKQDDRSAWDALFRYHNSKRGKGNIGYSPGERIVIKPNHNNQWSHQSRYNFPDTPPAVYTALLKQLVYQAGVDPSCITISEPSRYIDDKTYNACVSLFPQVRFEETNYFKPENNPGTEGRTKADPVPGQIVWSSNNPHTGQPIADYPLARSFFEADYVINLARMQGHAFAGVTLCAKNWYGCFGVSPEYDSTIHSGNALHSLVTEPSYAGYSPLVDLMGHRHLGQKTVLYILDALWGFEYNHIGLPAPYAIPPFNGDYPSSLLVSQDPVALDSVALDFLAAQFNLPDIPIDSYLHEAALADNPPSGVFYDPEGDGTRLGSLGVHEHWNNPLDKRYSRNLGTGPGIELLCIHTAVYPSPPCTALPADLNQDCIVDLLDLLRMTSAWGSVPGTPGWDFACDIAPPGGDGQINQMDFSLLSGFWMQRFCTQANPCDFSKDCSVNIKDFVLFTDAWLSVREDSRWNASCDTAPTGGDGLINQRDFALFSSNWLWIGD, from the coding sequence TTGAAAAAAAATCGAGTTCGATATTTTTGTTTTCGATTTTTCCTTCGCTGTCGGAAGTCCATTCTTTCCCTGGCCTTTTTTATTTCGGGTTTTCTTGCGCTGATTTGGTTTCTCATTCGCGTTATCCCGAAACCCAGCCGAGCGGCCTATCCCTGTCAGCGGGCCGCCTTCCCGCTGGCTTCGTCGTTTGTGCTGTATGTAGCAGGGATGCTGGCCGCGTGGGCCAAATGGGTCTCTGCCGGACGTTTTTTGCAGCATCATCACTGGCTGGAAGGGGGGCTACTGGTTGGATTGGCCGGACTAATTGTGTTTCTGACCTTGGGGGTGGACCCGCAATCCAATCAGGCGGCTTTTGTAGCGGTGGACGGCCCCAATCAGCCGATAGGAACAGCCGAAGGACTCTTTCCCGGCCGGGTTGTGTGGGTCCACGACCCCAACGCCACAACCTGGGACGGCGTCGGTTATGTCTGGTGGGACGATCAGCATACCAATCCGGCTGTCGTTGAATCGATGCTGTCCAGGGCCATTTGCTGGCTGACCGGAAAACAGGATGACCGCAGTGCCTGGGATGCTTTGTTTCGCTATCACAACAGCAAACGGGGAAAGGGAAATATAGGCTATTCTCCGGGAGAGCGAATCGTTATCAAGCCCAATCACAACAATCAGTGGTCGCATCAGAGCCGCTACAATTTTCCGGATACTCCTCCGGCGGTTTACACAGCCTTGCTCAAGCAGCTGGTTTATCAGGCAGGGGTGGACCCGTCCTGCATTACAATCAGTGAGCCGTCGCGTTATATCGATGACAAAACCTACAATGCCTGTGTTTCGTTATTTCCTCAGGTTCGGTTCGAGGAGACCAATTATTTTAAGCCCGAAAACAATCCCGGCACGGAAGGTCGCACGAAGGCCGACCCTGTTCCGGGGCAGATTGTCTGGTCTTCCAACAATCCGCACACCGGCCAGCCCATCGCCGATTATCCTCTGGCCCGTTCTTTTTTTGAGGCGGACTATGTTATTAATCTGGCTCGGATGCAGGGACATGCCTTCGCAGGGGTTACGCTGTGTGCCAAAAACTGGTACGGCTGTTTCGGCGTCAGCCCGGAATATGACAGCACCATTCATTCCGGCAATGCCCTTCATTCGCTTGTGACGGAGCCTTCCTATGCCGGCTACAGCCCCCTTGTGGATTTAATGGGACATAGACATTTGGGACAGAAAACGGTCCTGTATATCCTCGATGCCCTCTGGGGATTTGAATACAACCACATAGGGCTTCCGGCTCCATACGCCATTCCTCCTTTTAATGGAGATTATCCCTCGAGCCTGCTGGTCTCCCAGGACCCGGTTGCGCTGGATTCGGTCGCGCTGGATTTTCTGGCGGCTCAGTTCAATCTGCCTGATATCCCCATCGACAGTTATCTGCACGAAGCCGCTTTGGCGGACAATCCCCCGTCGGGAGTTTTTTATGACCCGGAAGGGGACGGAACCCGCCTGGGCAGTCTCGGAGTTCATGAGCATTGGAACAATCCGCTTGATAAGCGGTATTCCCGCAATTTAGGCACCGGACCGGGCATCGAATTGCTGTGCATCCATACGGCTGTTTATCCTTCCCCTCCATGTACCGCTCTTCCGGCGGATTTGAATCAGGACTGCATTGTTGACTTGTTGGACCTTCTGCGAATGACCTCGGCCTGGGGCTCTGTTCCCGGAACACCCGGGTGGGATTTTGCCTGCGATATTGCTCCGCCCGGCGGAGATGGGCAGATCAACCAGATGGACTTTTCCCTATTGAGCGGCTTTTGGATGCAGCGTTTCTGTACCCAGGCCAATCCCTGCGATTTTTCAAAAGACTGCTCCGTCAATATAAAAGATTTCGTGTTGTTTACAGATGCGTGGCTGTCGGTGAGAGAGGATAGCCGCTGGAATGCATCCTGTGATACGGCACCGACCGGGGGAGACGGCCTTATCAATCAGAGAGATTTTGCCCTGTTCAGCTCAAACTGGCTTTGGATAGGGGATTAG
- a CDS encoding acyltransferase codes for MNRLHTLYLRFFYRFDYMGRGVSIAPSCEIRRAAAPYIFLGDGVQIDKDVWLNIPYEAGPFVKGRPLLQIGDRTAVGRRCFFTAMRQIHIGRDVLFGPGVLLADHSHRFEDPADPIIRQGVTEPGSIIIEDGCWFGYHSVVVTHKGREIRIGRNSVIGANAVVTRSCPPYSVLVGNPARILPYKKE; via the coding sequence ATGAATCGGCTGCATACACTGTATCTGCGGTTTTTTTATCGGTTTGACTACATGGGGCGGGGCGTTTCCATCGCTCCTTCCTGTGAGATTCGCCGGGCCGCTGCGCCGTATATTTTTCTGGGGGACGGCGTGCAGATTGACAAGGATGTATGGCTGAATATTCCGTATGAAGCGGGACCTTTTGTAAAGGGCCGCCCGCTTCTGCAGATTGGGGACCGAACCGCTGTCGGAAGACGATGCTTCTTTACGGCCATGCGGCAGATTCACATCGGCCGGGATGTCCTGTTTGGTCCGGGGGTGCTGCTGGCGGACCATTCGCATCGCTTTGAAGACCCAGCAGATCCGATTATCCGCCAGGGCGTTACCGAACCCGGAAGCATTATCATCGAAGACGGCTGCTGGTTCGGCTATCACTCGGTTGTCGTCACTCACAAAGGCCGCGAAATCCGCATCGGACGCAATTCCGTCATCGGAGCCAATGCTGTGGTAACGCGGAGCTGTCCGCCGTACAGCGTGCTGGTCGGAAATCCGGCACGGATTCTTCCTTACAAAAAAGAGTGA
- a CDS encoding glycosyltransferase has product MQNPLVSVHMITYNQERFIRRAIDGVLAQKTDFPFELVIGEDCSTDGTRQIVLDYQQKHPEKIRLITSEHNVGPKKNFVRTIEACRGKYIAFCEGDDFWHCPDKLQIQADYLEAHPDCGLVYSEHDRFFAEKGKTIRNFYQTIGQEPPAHLNVFEGWGPYHILTCTVMARLDMVKSIVRNPFPYQDQRHIGGLDIPLFIEIAMRSSVFYIRQSLATYTVQAESASNTRNFQKKARFVKSNVETYLYLAEKYGQKEDSERLTRDLLRACLWAAFWDRDKSLAEQARQKGALDSWKARLLYIGAVRPELHFPLRGLITLFYRWKNRIAGRMDRYFSD; this is encoded by the coding sequence ATGCAGAATCCGCTGGTCAGTGTTCACATGATTACCTATAATCAGGAGCGTTTTATCCGCCGTGCAATTGACGGTGTGCTCGCGCAGAAGACCGATTTCCCGTTTGAACTGGTTATCGGAGAGGACTGCTCAACGGATGGAACCCGGCAGATTGTTCTCGATTATCAGCAGAAGCATCCGGAGAAAATTCGTCTGATAACCTCCGAACACAATGTAGGCCCCAAGAAAAATTTTGTCCGTACGATCGAGGCCTGCCGGGGCAAATACATCGCTTTCTGCGAGGGGGATGACTTCTGGCATTGTCCGGACAAGCTGCAGATTCAGGCGGATTATCTGGAAGCGCATCCGGACTGCGGTCTGGTGTATTCGGAGCATGACCGGTTTTTTGCGGAAAAAGGGAAGACCATCCGGAATTTTTATCAAACCATCGGTCAGGAGCCGCCGGCTCATCTGAATGTATTTGAAGGCTGGGGTCCGTATCACATTCTGACCTGTACGGTCATGGCCCGGCTGGATATGGTCAAATCGATTGTCCGCAATCCGTTTCCCTATCAGGACCAGCGGCACATCGGCGGGCTGGATATTCCGCTGTTTATCGAAATCGCTATGCGGTCCTCCGTCTTTTACATCCGGCAGTCGCTGGCAACCTATACCGTTCAGGCGGAGTCCGCATCCAACACCCGCAATTTTCAGAAAAAAGCCCGGTTTGTCAAATCCAACGTTGAGACGTACTTGTATCTGGCGGAGAAATACGGGCAAAAAGAGGATTCTGAGCGGCTTACCCGAGACTTGCTGCGCGCCTGTTTATGGGCGGCTTTTTGGGACCGGGATAAATCCCTGGCTGAACAGGCCCGTCAAAAAGGAGCGCTGGATTCCTGGAAGGCCCGTCTGCTTTATATCGGGGCGGTCAGGCCCGAACTTCATTTTCCTCTTCGCGGGCTGATTACCCTGTTTTACCGATGGAAAAATCGAATTGCCGGCAGGATGGACCGGTATTTTTCTGATTAA
- a CDS encoding peptidoglycan bridge formation glycyltransferase FemA/FemB family protein produces the protein MSEWNWQESFTQTEWERQASAFLDYNLYQSWAYLHARAAGRRETLKPLCLRYGEEVCLMAHLRIIRLPLARLKVGYVRWGPMMRKTQSLDSIPIEALQQLRSFLIPRVVHVARIIPNLYTAEVPSSWKEDFLKAGWKPAGIAPYHTVLFPLDLSEEEMRKRPCRTWRANLKKAEQAGLSVVESLDPSIWGILEELYRTSQKRKGFRGLDLREYARTQEMLLDHQKMKMVMVTENGVPLTVDVNSCFGDTSLGLFQSTSERGYEVLSSYLAWWKSLLSAKRAGMRRYDLGGVDPKRNPSVYQFKRRIGGEEAKQIGGFDACANPAIEWIWKTISRVHEWKKSLA, from the coding sequence ATGAGTGAATGGAACTGGCAGGAATCGTTTACACAGACGGAATGGGAGCGGCAGGCATCCGCTTTTCTGGATTATAATCTGTATCAGTCCTGGGCTTATTTGCATGCCCGAGCCGCCGGCAGGCGAGAAACCCTCAAGCCGCTTTGTCTGCGATATGGGGAAGAGGTTTGTCTGATGGCTCATCTGCGGATTATTCGGCTTCCGCTGGCGAGGCTGAAAGTCGGCTATGTCCGCTGGGGACCGATGATGCGGAAAACGCAGTCTCTGGACTCGATTCCGATTGAAGCCCTTCAGCAGCTTCGCTCTTTTCTGATTCCCCGTGTCGTTCATGTTGCGCGGATTATTCCAAATCTTTATACAGCCGAAGTGCCTTCTTCCTGGAAGGAGGATTTTCTGAAGGCCGGCTGGAAACCCGCAGGGATTGCTCCGTATCATACGGTCCTTTTCCCGCTGGATCTGTCGGAAGAAGAAATGCGAAAAAGGCCCTGCCGAACCTGGCGCGCCAATCTGAAAAAGGCGGAGCAGGCCGGTTTGTCTGTTGTCGAATCGCTGGACCCGAGCATCTGGGGAATTTTAGAGGAATTGTATCGGACCTCGCAGAAAAGGAAGGGGTTCCGGGGACTGGATCTGCGGGAATATGCCCGCACTCAGGAGATGCTGCTGGACCATCAGAAAATGAAGATGGTTATGGTGACGGAAAACGGGGTCCCTCTTACGGTGGATGTGAACAGCTGTTTTGGGGATACCAGTCTGGGATTGTTTCAGTCCACAAGTGAGCGGGGATATGAAGTGCTGTCCTCCTATCTGGCCTGGTGGAAAAGTTTGCTGTCGGCCAAGCGGGCCGGGATGAGACGCTATGATTTGGGCGGGGTGGACCCCAAGCGAAATCCCTCCGTGTATCAGTTCAAGAGGCGGATTGGGGGAGAGGAGGCAAAACAGATAGGCGGTTTTGATGCCTGTGCCAATCCGGCAATCGAATGGATTTGGAAAACAATCAGCAGGGTGCATGAATGGAAAAAGAGTCTGGCATGA
- a CDS encoding glycosyltransferase family 2 protein: MEKESGMTDLSIVIVNWNTRQMVLDCIRSIYKTAGECRVQVIVVDNASEDGSVQAIRQEFPQVEVIENRENLGFARGNNQGMAVAQGRYLCLINSDVVVLEGCLNRLMDYLDRHPQVGMVGPRLLWKDRTLQLSCRKFPSLWNTFCPAVGLTRLFPRVPFFSGEHMGYFPHDQVCQVDVLVGAFLMVRREAYEQVGGMDENYFMYCEEVDWCRRFHDAGWKIVFLPEAQAVHYGGGSSDREPVRFFREYCLSLVKYWKKHHSPLEVCLFRLIFFLRQVCRWPVRFVLYAVSRLLGKAEKKDYYRKKLQMIYTGMKCIFKSY, encoded by the coding sequence ATGGAAAAAGAGTCTGGCATGACGGATTTGTCTATTGTAATTGTCAACTGGAATACTCGGCAGATGGTGCTGGACTGCATCCGGTCGATTTATAAAACAGCGGGGGAATGCCGCGTGCAGGTCATCGTGGTGGATAATGCCTCCGAAGACGGTTCAGTTCAGGCCATCCGCCAGGAGTTTCCGCAGGTTGAGGTTATAGAAAATCGGGAAAATCTCGGCTTTGCACGGGGAAATAACCAGGGAATGGCGGTTGCACAAGGACGGTATCTTTGTCTGATTAATTCAGATGTTGTGGTTCTCGAGGGCTGCCTGAACCGTTTGATGGATTATCTGGACAGACATCCGCAAGTCGGAATGGTCGGCCCCAGGCTGCTCTGGAAAGACCGAACTCTGCAATTGTCCTGCCGGAAATTTCCGTCGCTGTGGAATACGTTCTGTCCCGCCGTCGGACTGACCCGGCTGTTTCCGAGGGTTCCGTTTTTCAGCGGGGAGCATATGGGGTATTTCCCGCATGATCAGGTCTGTCAAGTCGATGTTCTGGTTGGTGCATTTCTAATGGTTCGCCGAGAGGCCTATGAGCAGGTCGGCGGGATGGATGAAAATTATTTTATGTACTGCGAGGAGGTGGACTGGTGCCGCCGGTTTCACGATGCCGGCTGGAAAATCGTCTTTTTGCCGGAGGCACAGGCCGTTCATTACGGGGGAGGAAGCTCCGATCGGGAGCCGGTTCGATTCTTTCGGGAATACTGCCTGTCTCTGGTCAAGTATTGGAAGAAACATCATTCCCCGCTGGAGGTCTGTCTGTTTCGCCTGATATTCTTTCTTCGCCAGGTCTGCCGATGGCCGGTCCGTTTTGTCCTGTATGCTGTCAGCCGTCTTCTGGGAAAAGCCGAGAAAAAAGATTATTATCGGAAAAAACTTCAGATGATTTATACCGGGATGAAATGCATCTTTAAAAGTTACTGA